ctgcAAGTACTGTACCTTGTCGTGGACACTTGCTTGGCTCAATGCATTGTCGTTGTGTTTTACAACACCACATGGACAAAGCAGCCACGTGCACACAGAAGACTGAATGTCAATGGCCTTTATTGACAGGTCGGTGGGCGCGTGAAACAGCCTCGATCTGTACTCTAGTGTGCCACTTGGACACAGCAGTGGAGGTCAATGGGCGAGGACTTGCCCTCTTTGTACATGCAACGAGACAAATACTGCAAAGCAAACCAAATCTTACACACATCATTGAAAAATTCAGAGCTAATGcaatttgcacacacacacacacacacacacacacacacacacacacacacacacacacacacacacacacgcacgcactcacgcacgcacacacacacaccttcagcTTACATCGACCAATCACCGTGCAGCGTTGTTTTATTAGCGCTAGCTAGTGAGATCTCACAGTATCTAATCTACCTACTTGAGACTGGTAGACGTATATACCAATCCCTGCTGCCAGTTTCCTTCTCAAAATGTCTCTCATAATCAGCTTGGTTGCCACAATGAGCCTTCTGTTGTTTGCAGTATTGAGTCTGACAAAGGCAGGTGAGCAATTTCGTAGAAGTCTAGCCATTagcaggcgcggatccagcaTTCAATTTCGTTTAGTGcccaagttaatattaattagatatttgaacctccccaatttaatattaatgagaaatttgaacttgatattgttgctaatattaaatttaaagaaGAACAATACGACTTCATGACAACGAATACTATCAGCAAGAGCCATCCTGTGAAAATGCTTCATCAATAAGGTTTGTAAGTTCCATTCTACGAGGATGCTTCCTAGCAAAGTCATTAATGATAGCTTCATAGTCAATGTCTAAACCATAATGAAAATGCATGAGTGCGAGACCATTAAGGCGGAGTTGGCCAATGGTTGACCGTAGGTAAGTCTTTAGGCGGCGGAGACCACTGATACTTCTCTCACAACTGCATGTTGTGACAGGTATGGTGCACATTAACTTCAGAAGTACGTTGATATTAGGGTAGTATAGGCTACCGAATATCGATGCATGCAATCCACTGATATCTACTAGTAGAGCTGCGAAGTTTCACACTTTCTTAGCAGGTATATACTCGTACCCAAGTACCTGTCAGAAGCACTGAGTTTCCGCCCATTTGTATATCCTATAAGCCCAAGATCATATGGCGGATCGACTGCATCCAGACCATCCAGAGGAGCATGCGATGGTGCTGCAGTTCTCCTTGTCGGGCCTTCAACTTCAGTATCTGGTAAAGTGTCGTTACTTGTGTTTTGAACCTCCAACCGAGGTACTTTAAACCCGAAGAGCTCTAAACTTGACTGCCGCTTAGACATCGCCGCCAAACATCCGGGAAGAACGTCCGGGAAATGGGTGACACACCCCCTAGGGACCTTGGTGCCCGGGCACCTCGGGCCTTATGGTAGATCCGCGCCTGATTAGTCAAACATTAGTGCAACTATACAGACCCACTGGTCGATTATCTAAACTAGGGTAATGCCTACTACGTTGTTCTGTACAACATTTGGTCCTCACTTCTCACGTGTTTACTTGGAATTGCATATGTTCTCCTTTGTTGCTTCCACTCTTatctaagttaattaattaacttaatcattctattactagttgtacggtatccgtaggcgcctagctcgcgtttgtgagtaacacTTCCAACGGAGTTTCAGACCGTCtgctgaaacgccgagtcctagctagacaataggtatttgttgaaaccctgtcatggaagtaaacatgcaaacttcctagtagtttagattacgtatataggcctggtttAATAaatagtcgtcgttttgcgatcgtgatcaagacaattgaaatgtacagtctaggtatgcactcagttccgttgtaacgacagtagtatggtatttactgacatagaaattgatatcggcaaacagtgactatcaacagtgttagatgcagcacagtgtagtaaaggattgatcatactgtggtatgggacgtgtgaacaGTTTACTATAAGTGGCATTCAACTTctaaaggtgtttcttggttgtcaagtacacacaatccctagctacaatacaaaaggatgggtcgacggaagttcatgaagctttcgtcgccgtttgctcacttaaacgaatcgttcttagacttaTTTGTAGTCGGACACAGAAAGAATTTTTAGgataggtcctatcatgaaacgtggtcgtggggaggagaaatttgagatttgtgtgtgtacacacacacacacacacacacacacacacacacacacacacacacacacacacacacacacacacacacacacaaacacgcacacacacacgcacacacacacacacacacacacacacacacacagctttcCTTTATATCTAGAGTACATAGATATAAATCTGTTGTAGGTGTCAACACAACGAAGTCCACTACTCCAGGTTAGCAttattgtgtgtatttttTGATATAAAATGtaaacttatttattttatttcttgtTATCAGACACCCCTTGTACAATAAAAACACATGGTGAAATAATAGACTGGGGTATCTTCGTTGGTTGCTTCATTACATTATGTGGAGACGATCGTTCGTCTGCTTCTCGTCAGTGCAACCCGTCGACTGGTGAGAATATTTTATCTACTTGTACAGCAATGAAATAACAGTTACTATattgtgcttgtttgtatgtttgtttgcttgtttgtttgtctgtgtgtaggaTATTGCTGGTGCTTAAACGAAATTGGTGAGAAGGTGAAAGGAACATATACGCCACCACCATTTTCCGAGTCATTAGACTGTACAAGTAAGCAACACATCCACATGGTCACACATTACTGGTAAATGCACGTTCACAATCAAACCTTAATTTTTATAACAATTAAatcatgacaacacaatgtaaattttaatttaggtaaaatAACATCCGTTTCTTTGCCTTTAggtcctcctcctcctctaAAGTGTTCAAATGGCTCAGTTTACAAGACCTGTGGAACAGAATGTCCACTGACTTGTGATGATCCTCATCCTAGACCGTGCAACAAGCAGTGCGTACGGGGCTGTTTCTGTCGCAAAGGAATGCTGCAGAGAAATACTACGTGTGTTACACCTGATGAGTGCAACAGTATAGGTAGGGTTTCTGTATGGTTGCTTGTAATTTTGACTTATTATTTGCGGTCGTATACTCTAGGATGTCATTACAATGGTACAACATATCGTAATGAAGAGAGATTTAATTCTAGTGACGGGTGCAACTGATGGTGAGTGattgctttgtttgcttgtttgttatttgtgtgtttgtttgcctgtctgtctgtttttttgtttgcctgtgtgtgtgtgtgtgtgtgtgtgtgtgtgtgtgtgtgtgtgtgtgtgtgtgtgtgtgtgtgtgtgtgcaaattgCATTAGCTTAGAACTTTCCAATGACGTATGTAAGATTTGGTTTGCTTTGTAGTATTTGTCTTGAAGGTCATGTTGCATGTACAAGGAGGGCATGTCCCCTCCCACTCCCACTTGTACCTCCACTGTTGTGTCCAAATGGCACAGAGTACAGAGACTATTTCTCTGGCTGCCCACCGACCTGTCAAGAAAGACCATTGAATTGCAGTCTTCTGTGTGCACGTGGCTGCTTTTGTCTACGTGGTCTTGTAGAACACAACAGTCAATGCATTGAGCCAAGCAAGTGTCCACGACGAGGTATGTTACTTgctggttgtgtgtgtgtgtgtgtgtgtgtgtgtgtgtgtgtgtgtgtgtgtgtgtgtgtgtgtgtgtgtgtgtgtgtgtgtatgcgtgcatgcgtgcgtgcgtgcgtgtgtgcatgcgtgcgtgcttgcgtgcgtgtgtgtgtgtgtgtgtgtatgcgtgcgtgcgtgcgtgcgtgcgtgcgtgtgtgcatgcgtgcgtgcttgcgtgcgtgcgtgcttgcgtgtgtgtgtgtgtgtgtgtgtgtgtgtatgtgtgtgtgtgtgtgtgtgagtgtgtgcgcgcgcgctcgtgcgtgtgtgcacgtgtgtgagtgagtgagtttgtgtgtttctgtctgtctgtctgttcgctcttgtgtgtgtgtgtgtgtgtgtgtgtgtgtgtgtgtgtgtgtgtgtgtgtgcgcgcgcgcgcgcgcgctcgctcgcgcgtgtgtgcacgtgtgtgagtgagtgagtttgtgtgtttctgtctgtctgtctgttcgctcttgtgtgtgtgtgtgtgtgtgtgtgtgtgtgtgtgtgtgtgtgtgtgtgtgtgcgcgcgcgcgcgcgcgctcgctcgcgcgtgtgtgcacgtgtgtgagtgagtgagtttgtgtgtttctgtctgtctgtctgttcgctcttgtgtgtgtgtgtgtgtgtgtgtgtgtgtgtgtgtgtgtgtgtgtgtgtgtgtgtgtgtgtgtgtgcgcgcgcgcgcgcgctcgctcgcgcgtgtgtgcacgtgtgtgagtgagtgagtttgtgtgtttctggctgtctgtctgttcgttcttgtgtgtgtgtgtgtgtgtgtgtgtgtgtgtgtgtgtgtgtgtgtgtgtgtgtgtgtgtgtgtgtgtgtgtgtgtgtgtgtgtgtgtctgtgtgcgcgcgcgtgtgtgtgtgtgcgtgtgtgcacgtgtccATCATAACCAATCACGGTTCTAGAGACACCCTGCAATCAGTTGAGGAGCAGTCAGACAACTATGTGTCATGGAGTCATCGGTTGCTTTGTCACTTCTTGTGAACCGAATGGCTCATTTAGTAGTCGACAGTGTGATCCAGCAACCGGTATCGTATAGACATATTTGACTATTGCGTGACCATTTGGCCATATAGTGAATGTGTTGACGTTTTGTTAAGGTCACTGCTGGTGTGTGGATGATTCTGGTAACAAATTGAAAGGTACAGAAACGGCTCCATATCTTGTCTCAACGCTGAATTGCACGAGTATGTTCActttatgtttgtatgtttgactTTATTGCAGCAGGTTTATTCTatcttgttgttgctgtacCATGCATCACTAGCACAAGCTAAACCAACTTCTAGTTCAGCTATTTGCCCTTTGAATAAAACGTTGTTAAAAAAATTGGTTGTGGATCAGCTTTCCCGCTTACTTGCTCGTATGTAAGGGGGTTAGTGTGCATGAAACGATGTGTTTCGACCTCGGTTGTTCATGTGGTTTGTTAGACGCTGGTGATGTACGTGTTACCGAAAACAGTTGGCTAGGTATTGGAGTCTTTGTGTAATGTTGCAGTGGTGACACTCTGGATTGTGCTTGCTAGAACATTagatgttacacacacacacacacacacacacacacacacacacacacacacacacacacacacacacacacacacacacacacacacacacacacacacacacacacacacacacacacacacacacacacacacacacacacactgaattttatatttttactCTTGAGGTCTTCCCAGTGGATGTGAGCTTGTCAAGGGAAAGAAGCACTTGATCTATAAAAATGGATGTCGCAGTGTGCGAAGAGTTTTTGTTCCCAAGTGCATGGGACGGTGCACAGGTGAAGGTTCAAGAGCACAGTGTGGTGCTCCCAATGGATTGAAGCTGCGCATAGTGCAATTTCGGTGTAAGCTTGAAAACAATGGTGGCAAAGAATATACGACCATCTTGCCAATTGATGTGGCTGAAGAGTGCAGTTGCTCCGTGGTGTAAGAGTTGATCAAAGGCTGATAATGAACATTAACTTGCGGTAACGTTTGTCTTTCAATTTCTTATCTGTACTGTGTGTGACTGTAAGCTGTTTTGTGGTTTGAATGGTAGAGAGATTGACAGATGTTTTTGACTTGATTAAGGTTTCATTTGAGATTCAATCATAACACTTAACCAGACCCAACTGTGTGCCAACAACTTGCAAGCACACAGCGACTTGATCTATAATTTCATGTCACattgatttttaaaaattgctCTAAGTTTTCCTAGAAAGTCATACAAATGTGCCTCACTCCAGTGGATTTCTACTCTGTCTCAACTAAAGTATGAACGGAATTAACAAACCAGTGGGACATCACTTTCCTGTATGTTCACACATGCAGGTCACAAATGTCTGGCCTTGAAGATCTTCAATTATTTGTAGAGTGAGGCCTTTTAGCAGTATGAAGCCATTTGTCCAGAGACTGGCAATGCGCACACTTGTCGTAGAACGTGTTCACACCGGTGTTACAGGTCTTATCATTTAAGTTAAGACCTGCCTTGTTTTGGGCTGTAGAAGAGGACTACACTGTAGGTAGGTCTGATCTGATACTTGCTTCCCTTCTTTTCTTTCCTTTTTCCCTCTTATCTTTTCCCGTCTTTTTCATTTCCTCAGCTTTCTCATTCTACTCTGTATCTACAGCGTCCACTATGGATCTCCGCTTAGCACGATTCTGTGCAATGTGCATCCATTCTTTGTTGAACTTACATTTCTTCAAATCTCTCATCACATGTAACATCAACCTATTCCAGCTTCTATAGATAGATAGCGGCCTACAGAACGTTTACCTCCTTCAAACTTGCAAACCAGCAGTTGCCTTTGAATACGACCGGGGGGAGGGGTTTCCATATAGCCCGGCCTCCATATAGCCCGGCCTCCATATAGCCCGGCCTCGTGGCCTAATTAGCTAACCATGCACCATATAGTCTTCTCTTCCTAATCATTGTTTAATTCCACATGCAGTCTCTACACTTGCTTTAGCTCAAATCTCTTACTGATACGCAGAAGATAATTCCTAATCAACGCATGCAGAAACTCGATCTGCAGTCCATAATTATAATCTTGACGTGCTGATCATGCATCGAGATCTAGCGAGACAGAGGTGTCGATCCAATTAAGCCTCACTGCCATAAAGAAGATCGAGTTGGTATGATAGCTGACTTGAACATTAGTAATTAATCTAGTAGATTGTTTGATTGAATTTTGATACCAAAGGATTTTACAAAGAGATCAATCTGAAGGGAAATGCTTTATACCAATTCTTGCACTAATCTCTATGTCTAATTCACAAGATCATGTAACAAAACTTCCTATGTATTGAACTCCTGCACAACATCTACAGACTCATCtcatctgttgttgttggttgttaGTAATGCCTAgaatttacacacacacacacacacacacacacacacacacacacacacacacacacacacacacacacacacacacacacacacacacacacacacacacacacacacaccttcagcTGACATCGACCAATCACTGTGCAGCTTTGTTTTGCTAATTAGCGCTAGCTAGTGAGATCTCACAGTGCAGTCTACCTACTTGAGACTGGTAGACGTCTATACCAATCCCTGCTGCCAGTTTCCTTCTCAGAATGTCTCTCATGATCAGGTTGGTTGCCACAATGAGCCTTCCATTGTCTGCAGTATTGAGTCTGGCAAAGGCAGGTAAGCAATTTCTGAGAAGAATTAGTCAAACACTAGTGTAACTATAAGGACCTACTAATCGATTATCTAGACTAGTCTCAGTCTAGAGTAATGTCTTCTAcgttgtactgtacaacatttGGTTCTCACTTCTCACGTGTTTACTTGGAATTGCATTGTGTTGTTCTCCTTTGTTACTTCCACTCTTatctaagttaattaattaacttaataaatcTATTATTACGTGCATCTGTGGTCGTGCATTTGTGGTCGTGAATTGTGCTATGTGTTCTGGCGCAATGTTGTACAGTGTAGAAAGATTGGACGACAATGACGACGTTCAACAATATGATGCCATTCGAGGGGCGGAGCTAGggctgtctttctttctaccatcgaagttccagaccgttgCCCACAGGAAGTTTCTTGCCATTTCCAAATTTCCAAAAAATTGCGTTCCTTTGGGCGACGTGTACGGTTTGGAACTTTGAGGCTCTATTGTTACCGGATCCATACCGCACTCACTTTCCCCGCCTTCAGTCCTGCATGTCAATCTGGATCCTAGCTGGACAAAATGGTACCAGACCACCGTTTTTTGGTGTAATTTGCCTGCCGATAATGACGTAAAGGTCTCATTATGTCAGTATGCGACAACTAGTAGGTAACTCCAACTATAGCCCTTGTAACATATTTACGGGGTTTGTAAAGGAGATCCGGGGAATGAATAGATCGGTTCCGATCGTCTTGACTACACATTGCGTGGTACACTACAAGGCGTCGGGAGCATCCGATTTGAACCGACTCTGAAGACATGACGGACGGACGTAGACCACCGTCATTGTTTTTCACCACAGGACGCAACAAAAGAATGGCCAGAGTGGCGAGACCACTTTCAATATTGGCGGCGCTCTTTCTGATTCTCAGTAAGTCACTGGACATGTTGCAACTGCGATTTTGACGTACGTACACGAGTTCTGTCTCTTTGAACACCTTTCGAGTAGTAACCTGCACTGTATATTCAAAGATCGAGTGCCCCAGTTCTCaacgtcgtctgctgaacgttgcacaaatcgacttcaaataaattggaCGGAAGGTGGCGTGATTTATAATTACCATGCTTTGCGGTTAAAAATAAATTTCTATTTCTCttgaattttaatttttggcgCTTGTACTACATTACTGGATTGTGCTATATTTgcactgttgcatgcactgcatagacatacatcaaattgtgtactgtTTTTGCAAATTTATGTCCTGTGTGCAATTAAATAGTTTGCAATTAATAATGGATTAGAAAACTGAGAAGTATATTTCTATATCACTACTACTTCTAGGAAGACGTATTAACAGACCAAAGTATTCAGTACAACTAGACTTGAAGTAGAATAGTAATGTGTACGCAATTCATTAAGTAAGCATTATACGATGGTCATGTGATGTCTGACCAGTCACGAGTTCGTATTGAGGTAGTGTTACTGTATATGACGTATTACATGGCGAGTCTGTAATAatttacttccggttattaTCGCACTCTCACTTATACTTAtacacatcacgtgaccatggtatagaTAATTTGTCGTATGATTAGTGTGCTATAAGGCTGATATCGGCACTCGGAGTTGGGTTATAGCCCACGGCTGCACCTTGGGCGATAACCTCGCCCCTCACACTTGTAAAATCCATAGAGCATGCTAATCATATGATAGCCTATACATATTATATCTAAACATGTACATGAAAtaatgtatatgtgtgtgtatatatatatatagatatatgtctgtatatgtgtgtgtgtgtatatgtgtgtgtgtgtgtgtgtgtgtgtgtgtgtgtgtgtgtgtgtgtgtgtgtgtgtgtgtgtgtgtgtgtgtgtgtatgtatgtatgtatgtatgtatgtatgtatgtatgtatgtatacgtgCTCTGGCTATAGCTAGAGAAGGGAATTTTGCCAACGCTGTTTAATCTCTTGGTTCTTCTGGTACAGCTGCTCCAAACGATATGGAGGCTCTTGATGAGCTGCTTCGTCGCCATTTTCAACATGATCTAATGGATTGGTCTAATGACATTCCTCTGTCACTTACTGTCTCCTCAGATTCTGTGCTTGCCGCTCTTCGTGGATTTTCCAAAGCTTGTAGCCCTGTAGCTTCTCAATTGCGGTGTCAACACCTGCTATATACTATTGATCAGAATACCTCACTATCTGCTAAGAATTGCCTTGACAGTTTGATTGCTTTGTTTCCTTTTGTCTGGCAGAGCAGATGTTCGTATTGCCCTTTGGTCATGTGGTGCACTTATAACCGCACTCTTCTAAAAGCAAGGAGGTATTCGCTTAATTGCTGTTGGGAAATGTTACGTTGGCGTACTAGTCGTCTTTGCTATTCAGCAAGGAAAGTTGTCTCACAAGATGTTTTCCTTCCTTACGGTCAAGTTGGAGTTGGTACTCGTGGAGGATTGGGAATGATCCTGATTTATGTTGCCTGAAGGTTGATTTTCAGAATGCTTTCAACGAATGCTGACACTCTCCTTTCTTGCAGACTAAAGAAAGAGTTTCCCTCAATTTTTGCGTGGGCACAGTGGTGCTACCATTGTGAAGGTTGGTTGCATTTTGGTGGTCATTCTATCAAGTCATCAGGTGGAGTGCAACAAGGAGACCCTCTTGGCCCACTCTTGTTTTCTTTGTCAGTCCTGGAACTATTAGACAATGTTAGCTCCACACCTGATCTCAACCTTCAGATTTGGTATTTGGATGACAGGACTACCATTGGTCCTCGTTTGGTGGTTTCTTCTCTCTTGGATCGCTTGTTGGTTAAAGGTCCGGCTCATGGTTTGCAACTCAACTTGAAGAAATGTGAAGTTTTTTAGCCTTCTGGTGAGCCtttgtttcctgagttcccggaTGGAGTTTAGAAAAGAGTACAGGATATTTCAGGTGGAGCTGAGTTGTTAGGCTCGCCGGTTATTGGTCCTGACTCTTTCTTTGATAACACTATTGGCAAGAAATAGACAAAGTGCTATATTACTCAGATAAGCTGTCAGATGTGGAAGACCCTCAAGTGGACTTACTCTTGCTACAACGTTGCTTGAGTCTATACAAGATCAATCATTGAGAACTGTTCTGTCTGGCAAGGTAAATTGTCATCTCGAAAGGTTTGACATGAAGTTGCGAAGCTGCTTGGAGGCGATACCTCGTTCGTCTCTGTCTGATTCTTCATGGAAAAAAGCCACCTTGCCTATCTGTCATGGTGGTTTAGGTCTGAGAGAATCTTGTCGGACTGCTCCAACTGCCTTTACTGGTAGCTGCAATTCTATGCGGGATCTAATCCGTCGACTCTTGGGCTACGCTCATTCACCTGTTCTCTTGAACCATGAAGTTGCAATCAGTGATCCTGACCTTCCAGACCTGATTGTTCCAGGTGAAGTGTCGTCTCATGAACATCTCTTTTccatgaatgaatgaatgaatgataatgaatgatatatttctgtcgcacctaaaaaggtacagttccctcatggggcaaacataaaaacaactaagacataagacgtacagctaacagactacaaaatataccagctacaacagacagcacaaactacaatatGTCTACATCATTCCTACGTGCAATTTTTTATCTACAGCTAATATAAATAGACCTCTCACCAGATAATTAACCGACTGTCCCGCTCTACGTAAATATTTAAGCCTCATGTCCTTAGCTCTTGTCATAGCTTCTTTGAAATCATCCTTCAGCCTATCA
The DNA window shown above is from Corticium candelabrum chromosome 13, ooCorCand1.1, whole genome shotgun sequence and carries:
- the LOC134189161 gene encoding equistatin-like; translated protein: MCHGVIGCFVTSCEPNGSFSSRQCDPATGHCWCVDDSGNKLKGTETAPYLVSTLNCTSLPSGCELVKGKKHLIYKNGCRSVRRVFVPKCMGRCTGEGSRAQCGAPNGLKLRIVQFRCKLENNGGKEYTTILPIDVAEECSCSVV
- the LOC134189165 gene encoding uncharacterized protein LOC134189165, with the translated sequence MEALDELLRRHFQHDLMDWSNDIPLSLTVSSDSVLAALRGFSKACSPVASQLRCQHLLYTIDQNTSLSAKNCLDSLIALFPFVWQSRCSYCPLVMWCTYNRTLLKARSKESCLTRCFPSLRSSWSWYSWRIGNDPDLCCLKVDFQNAFNEC